A window of Pectinophora gossypiella chromosome 12, ilPecGoss1.1, whole genome shotgun sequence contains these coding sequences:
- the LOC126371334 gene encoding protein takeout-like: MKGLILLLCSYVAVDASLAPFITPCGPSDSSCMKSSAQKAVPIMAAGLPELGVKPLDPAVIDLVKADQAGLKLEFRKTTVKGLRNCNVLNVKRQGLKQSIELKCSATLVGEYTIGGKLLILPVEGDGKYKIKIRDIIVKVQYELKEKTAKGDKYWSLSTWKYTSDLQGGAEFQFQNLFNGNKQLSDTVHQFANTSWKEIFEEVAPPIVKAIVAKIIEEVAKFFDKVPIKDLALE, encoded by the exons CGCCCTTCATAACCCCATGCGGGCCATCAGACTCCTCCTGCATGAAGTCATCGGCGCAGAAGGCGGTCCCGATCATGGCTGCTGGTCTACCGGAGCTGGGTGTGAAGCCGCTAGACCCGGCGGTCATTGACCTCGTCAAGGCCGACCAGGCGGGGCTCAAGCTGGAGTTCAGGAAGACAACAGTCAAGGGATTGAGGAACTGTAATGTCTTGAATGTCAA GCGGCAGGGCCTGAAGCAGTCTATCGAGCTGAAGTGCTCGGCGACGCTGGTGGGCGAGTACACCATCGGGGGTAAACTGCTCATCCTGCCCGTCGAGGGGGACGGCAAATACAAGATCAAGATCC GTGACATAATAGTGAAGGTGCAGTACGAGCTGAAGGAAAAGACAGCGAAGGGTGACAAGTACTGGTCGCTGTCGACCTGGAAGTACACCTCCGACCTGCAGGGCGGCGCAGAGTTCCAGTTCCAGAACCTCTTCAACGGGAACAAGCAGCTCT CGGACACAGTGCACCAGTTCGCCAATACGAGCTGGAAGGAGATATTCGAGGAGGTGGCGCCGCCCATCGTGAAGGCCATCGTCGCAAAGATCATCGAGGAGGTCGCTAAGTTCTTTGACAAGGTGCCCATCAAAGACCTCGCCTTGGAGTAG